The following is a genomic window from Microcoleus sp. FACHB-672.
AAAGGCGGCTTCTCGCACGGCGGCGACGGTTCCTGATATGTAAATATCGGCACCCATATTGCCGCCGGCATTGATGCCAGACAGCACCCATTTGACATCAGGGCAAAGATGCGTAATCGCAAGGCGGGTGCAGTCAGCAGGAGTGCCGGCGATTGCATACTCAGTTTCAGAGCGTTTGTGAACGTGGATCGCTTGAGTTGTGGTAACTCGATGCCCACATCCCGACCATTCTTGTTTGGGTGCGACAATGATGCCGGTGTCGTTTACCGCTTTCTGAAGTGCCCTGATTCCGGGGGCGTCGATTCCGTCGTCGTTAGTTAGAATTAGCATTTAGGTGAGTACGTTGAGTCGTAAAGCCATTATTAAGCTTCTCATAGTTAAAAAGCATTAGCTATGAATTAGCAAAATGGGCGAGAGTCTTTCACCACAGAAATAGCAGCCGGCATCAAAATTGTTTTCCGTTACGAAATCATATTACAGCACTACTCGCTTTTAAAAAAACAAAATTTATTTTAAATTTTTATCTATAAAATTACTTTAGATTGTTATCTGGTTATAGCCTTACTGGATTAAAATATGTCGCCTAATTTATGTTCATGAAGGCGAATGCTTTAACTATATTAAAATCTCTAAAAAACAATGGGGCAATTCAGAGGATCGCCCCAATAAAATTATGTTTTGATAGCGCACCTTGCGGCTAATCTAGCTAGCCGACTATACAGACAAGTTATGTCAAGACCATTAGCATCTTTGAGCCAAAATCAATCATAACTGTCAAAAAATTAGCCCCGATTTACTTCAAAATTACAACTTTCTTGACCGCCTACTTTTGTTGAAGACGAAGCATTGCGTCTTTTACTTGCTGTTGCAGAGTCGAGTTATTTTGTAAGCTCACAGTAATGGCGTTAAATCGGGTAATTGTTAGGCCGTTGCTTTCAACAATCTGCTTCGATTGATTACAGTAATTCACTGCAATATCCCTCACATTTCGGGGAAGTGAATCAATGCTACCGGCTTGGCTGCAAACAATATTGGGAACCTCATTAGACCCAATCGTGCTTTTAATTTTTTCATAAGCTTGCTGCCGGCCTTTTTCAAGAGCCAAGACAGTTCGAGCGTAGCTCGTTATCTCTGTCTCATTGACTTGAGCCTGTGCTGCTGTGCTAAACACCAACCCAGGTGAGCCGGCAGAAAAACCAGGAATCAGCCCGGAAACTAAACCCACTGTGGAAAGAATGCCGACTGCTAGACATTTCGAGAGTAATCGGCTGATGTGAAGTTGAGAACCGTGATAGAAGAAATTAATCATGATTGCGTGGGACAAAAAACTAGAAATAAACCCGATACCAAGTTTGAACTATTTTACGAGAGGGAAGTTCCAGGCTAAAACTTCCGAAAGTTATAAAAATCTGGAGATTTTCACAGGCGTGGCCGTGACTCAACAAAACTCTCTGTAATAGCTCTGGATTTTATAGACAAAGCTGACTGCCGGCAAGAGTGCTTTTTGGACAGCTATCTGCACTAGCAGTTAAGCCCTAACGACTCTCCAGGGTTTTTAGACAAATATTCGTCTAGAGATTTTACGCAATATAAGGTATCTTTTTCTACCATATCTAAAAGATGTTGAAGCTTATAAAAAGCTTTGATAAAGTCTTTATGAAAGAACTTGGCAGAGTTCAATGACTTTAGTTTGCAGAGCCGGCATTTCTTCCGCCCCTCGCTTCAGACTGATTTCTAACTCTAGCAACACCGGCAGAGCTTTTTGCAATTGTTCAAACCTGAGATTTTTAACCTCTTGACGCAGAAAATAAATACGTTTGGGATTGCCCACCTCTGCCGCTTGTGCGATTCGCTCATCAGCCTCACCGGCATCCATCATCAGCCGCACCCACAACCACGTCCGAAACTGACCGATCAGCGTCGCTACAATCCGCAAACCGGGTTCATTGCGATTGATTAAGTCTGACACAATTGCCACAGCCGTTGCAGCATCTCCCGTGCGAATCGCAGCCGCCAGTTGCAAGCTATTTTGGGTACTAGAAATCGTCAGCGACGCCACATCTTGCGCACCAATTACTGGATTACTTCTGCCGGCAGCATAAAGCCGCAACTTCCCCAACTCCGCATAAAGTTGTCTCGTATCATTCCCCACCGCTTGCGCCAGCATTTCTGCCCCGTCCCCCGTCAATTTCACCCCAACATCATCGGCAGCCTCACGCACGTGTCTCACCAGCTCATCCGTCTTCCACGGGGGAATTGTCGCAAATTCCCGCACATTCTTGCCGGCACATTTTTGCAGCAGCTTTGTCGATTTGAGGCGTCCATCAGGTTTGTTGCGCGTCGTCAGCAGCAGCACACAAGACTCTGGAATCACCGGCAGCGTCCGTTCCAACTGCGCCAGCAACTCAGGAGAACACTGTTGGCACAGCGTCGTATCAACCAACCAAACCAAACGATCGCCAGCACCAAACGCCGGTGTCATAGCTTGGTTAAGTGCCACAATCGCAGCATCCGATTGGTCGGGTGGAATTTTATCATAGTTAAAACTCACCCAATTAGAGTCAAGGACGCGATCCCGGAGAACGTCAACAGCTTTAGCAATCGCAAAGTCATCTTCTCCCCAATAGAGGTAAATTGGCATAAAGAGTACCTTAGATCGTGAGGCGATCGAGATTGGACGATACCTATCAGATTTACTTAAATCGGGTAGCGCGGATGATGCAGCTAGAAACATATCTATCCGGGCTACAGCACATTCAGGAGTCTCCGAAGTTTCAACCCACATCAGCTGGAGACAGGCAACCCGTGCCGTTTCCAGGCTATACAGTGACAGCACCACCGTGGGAAGATGACTCGGAGAACACTGAATTTTACACTAACTTGCACAGCTGTCAACAACATCTGTTGCAGCAGTTAGACACCGGCTTATTGGTGCCGGTGCCTCCTGAAAGCTTTCATTTGACCTTAGGAGACTTGATTTGGGACAGTGCCTACCGGCACGCCAATAAAAATCCGGAATTTGAAGAGCAACTACGTGATCAGATCGCTCAAAGCTTTAAGCAGTACGAATCTGAAGTTGGGGGGAACGCTCAGATCCGCTGGCAGATACTAGGGCTAATGGTGAGAACCCGCGCCATAGCCGTTTGTTTAGTGCCCAGAGACGAGGACTCCTATGATCGGATTGTCAAGTTGCGCCGAGCAATGTATCAAAATGCCGGTTTAATTGGTTTGGGGATTGAGCAACAGTATCATTTCACCCCTCATGTCACCTTGGGCTACTTTGGTGAAGTGAGTCCCGATCTGGATCGCGAACGCCTCAGTGTCCTCCTACATGAGTACAACCAGCACTGGATTGACGAGGAACCCCACGAACTCCGGGTGCGCCGCGCCGAACTTCGGAAGTTTGACGACATGACGCGCTACTATCGTGAGTCTGATTGGCCGGCTGTAGAGTTCTAAGTCATGAGTCATGGGACTTTTGATGTAGGATCTCGCCATATCTAAGCAATGGGGAATGAGGCATGGAAAAAAGAACAATGCCCCATTCCCCATTTTTTATTTTCCCTTCCCATTCCCAACAATATGTTGCCCATCCATCCGATCATGGAACAAAGCTTCGCCGCGATTGACCGAGAAATTGGCGAACACAACTTTAGCCCCGCTGAGTATGCAATTGTGCGGCGGGTAATTCACAGCACAGCAGATTTTGAATTTAAACAACTGATTCACTTCAGTCCGGGATCAATCGAGGGGGCAGTCACAGCACTGCGCCGGCAGGTTCCCATCGTCACAGATGTCAGCATGGTGAAACAGGGGGTGATAAGTTCTGTCAATCAAAGCTTTGGCAACCCGCTGATCAGTGCCGTTGAACAGGCACAGTTGGCGCTTGCCGGTAAAACGCGTACCGAAACCGGAATGCTGAAATGTTTGGAACAATGGCCAGATGCTATTTTTGTGATTGGGAATGCGCCCACTGCCTTACTCGCCCTTTGCGCCCATTTCACCACCGCCCCAACCCTGCCGGCATTAATCATTGGAGCACCTGTTGGGTTTATTTCAGTCATCGAGTCCAAAGCAGCGCTTGCCCAGTTGCCGGTGCCCCAGATTCGCGTAGAGGGGCGTAAAGGTGGCTCGCCGGTTGCTGCCGCCATCCTCAACGCTTTAATCGTTTTAGCTTGGGGAGAGGGGCAGAAGGGGAGTGCTGAGTGCTGAGTGGGACAAGAGGGTGAGAAACAGGCAAGGATTATTAGTAGCTTCTGAAAACCGGCTTTGGGATCACAGATGCCCAGAGGCTTCTTTTAATTCTGGGTTCGTTCCACTTGCGAAGGCGGAATGCCTTCGATGGCAATTAAAGCGTCTATCACTAATTTCACAATAGGTGCCGCCACAGCGCCGCCACTCCCTCCATCCGGTTCATCAACCACAGCTAAAACAACGTAACGGGGTGCCTCAGCCGGAAAGATGCCCACAAAGCTAACCACTTTGGCATAGTCAGAGTAGCCATAACCGTCTGACTTTTGAGCTGTTCCTGTTTTGCCGGCAATGCGATAGCCAGAAATTTGTGCGGCTTTGCCGGTTCCATCAACAACAGCTTCCTCCATCATCGCTAACACCGTCTTCGTCGTTTTAGAGGAAAAAACTTGGCGGGGAAGCGGTAACTCAGGCTGCCAGAACGCTTCACCGGCAGTGTTATAAAGTCCACGCACAACGTGGGGTGTCACCAGTTTGCCCCCATTCGCCAGAGTGCCATGCAACTGTAGTAATTGCAGAGGAGTCAGCGCAAACCCCTGGCCAAACGCGGTGGTCGCTGAGTTCACTGGCGAGGCGGTAAACTCAACTTGACTTTTGATCTGACTGGGGACGGCGAAAG
Proteins encoded in this region:
- a CDS encoding DUF4168 domain-containing protein — its product is MINFFYHGSQLHISRLLSKCLAVGILSTVGLVSGLIPGFSAGSPGLVFSTAAQAQVNETEITSYARTVLALEKGRQQAYEKIKSTIGSNEVPNIVCSQAGSIDSLPRNVRDIAVNYCNQSKQIVESNGLTITRFNAITVSLQNNSTLQQQVKDAMLRLQQK
- the holA gene encoding DNA polymerase III subunit delta is translated as MPIYLYWGEDDFAIAKAVDVLRDRVLDSNWVSFNYDKIPPDQSDAAIVALNQAMTPAFGAGDRLVWLVDTTLCQQCSPELLAQLERTLPVIPESCVLLLTTRNKPDGRLKSTKLLQKCAGKNVREFATIPPWKTDELVRHVREAADDVGVKLTGDGAEMLAQAVGNDTRQLYAELGKLRLYAAGRSNPVIGAQDVASLTISSTQNSLQLAAAIRTGDAATAVAIVSDLINRNEPGLRIVATLIGQFRTWLWVRLMMDAGEADERIAQAAEVGNPKRIYFLRQEVKNLRFEQLQKALPVLLELEISLKRGAEEMPALQTKVIELCQVLS
- a CDS encoding DUF1868 domain-containing protein, encoding MMQLETYLSGLQHIQESPKFQPTSAGDRQPVPFPGYTVTAPPWEDDSENTEFYTNLHSCQQHLLQQLDTGLLVPVPPESFHLTLGDLIWDSAYRHANKNPEFEEQLRDQIAQSFKQYESEVGGNAQIRWQILGLMVRTRAIAVCLVPRDEDSYDRIVKLRRAMYQNAGLIGLGIEQQYHFTPHVTLGYFGEVSPDLDRERLSVLLHEYNQHWIDEEPHELRVRRAELRKFDDMTRYYRESDWPAVEF
- a CDS encoding cobalt-precorrin-8X methylmutase encodes the protein MGNEAWKKEQCPIPHFLFSLPIPNNMLPIHPIMEQSFAAIDREIGEHNFSPAEYAIVRRVIHSTADFEFKQLIHFSPGSIEGAVTALRRQVPIVTDVSMVKQGVISSVNQSFGNPLISAVEQAQLALAGKTRTETGMLKCLEQWPDAIFVIGNAPTALLALCAHFTTAPTLPALIIGAPVGFISVIESKAALAQLPVPQIRVEGRKGGSPVAAAILNALIVLAWGEGQKGSAEC